A region from the Halichondria panicea chromosome 11, odHalPani1.1, whole genome shotgun sequence genome encodes:
- the LOC135344514 gene encoding calcium and integrin-binding family member 2-like — MGQSQSVFEQDQYNQYAQCTYFNQKDILRLYKRFSKLDPGRINPRIADVSTRLTFAQMQSLPELRENPFKDRICQVFSTDGHGIHFEDFLDMFSVLSSHAPWELKAAYAFRIFDYNGDAAICKADIKQIVRNLAGDSVNEDELYEIVSGVMQESDIAKTHRLTYTEFEHVISRAPDFADLFHVTI; from the exons ATGGGTCAAAGTCAAAGTGTtttcgagcaagatcaatatAACCAGTATGCACAGTGCACTTACTTTAATCAAAAGGATATTTTGCGATTGTACAAGCGTTTCAGTAAACTAGATCCAGGCAGAATCAACCCGCGAATTGCTGACGTCTCAACTCGACTAACTTTTGCTCAAATGCAGTCTCTACCAGAACTACGAGAGAATCCGTTCAAGGACCGTATTTGTCAGGTGTTCAGTACTGATGGGCATGGCATCCACTTTGAGGACTTTCTTGATATGTTCTCTGTTCTGAGTTCACATGCTCCATGGGAACTGAAAGCTGCCTACGCATTCAGGATATTTGATTACAATGGAGATGCTGCCATCTGCAAAGCAGACATAAAGCAAATTGTTCGCAATTTGGCAG gtgattCTGTGAATGAAGATGAGCTGTACGAGATAGTGTCGGGTGTGATGCAAGAGTCGGATATTGCAAAAACCCACAGATTGACCTACACTGAGTTCGAACACGTTATTTCTAGAGCTCCAGATTTTGCTGACTTATTTCACGTCACTATCTAA